A region from the Mya arenaria isolate MELC-2E11 chromosome 2, ASM2691426v1 genome encodes:
- the LOC128220437 gene encoding ribosome biogenesis regulatory protein homolog: MADIVENVLREAAEKEAKYKTTEVIKDIDLDIDAGNLFTYDSNPFDSKKTRSNREAFLKDLARDNTQLLINKIWQLPTERIENVVVAQLPGPSTPIPREKPVPKPKPETKWEKYAKIKGIQNKKKSRMVWDEESKTYKPRWGYKRGRDETKSFALVVPQNVDPYEDQFAKKMSEKKERVAKNELQRLRNIARGQGKKVPGVGLTPTETPNKDYLSKALAVAKTSTASIGKFTDKLPKEKAPKNMGKKRKFQSNHGDIKTEMTRQMDILNNLHSGRPIVDKTKAANMQNRDWESERSKRRREDPELHRKKPKGKRSNQGKKGNLRNFKGGKKGRGGGGGGRGGKS, encoded by the exons ATGGCCGATATTGTCGAAAACGTGTTGCGAGAAGCAGCTGAAAAAGAGGCGAAATACAAGACAACAGAAGTTATAAAGGATATAGACCTTGATATAGATGCTGGAAATCTCTTTACATACGATTCAAATCCGTTTGATTCGAAAAAAACAAG GTCAAACAGAGAGGCTTTTCTCAAAGATTTAGCTAGAGACAACACacaattgttaataaataaaatttggcag ctACCAACAGAAAGAATTGAAAATGTTGTTGTGGCGCAG CTTCCGGGTCCATCAACTCCTATTCCAAGAGAAAAACCA GTACCTAAACCCAAACCAGAGACAAAATGGGAAAAGTATGCGAAAATTAAAGGAATCCAAAACAAAAAGAAGTCAAGAATGGTTTGGGATGAAGAATCGAAG ACGTACAAACCTAGGTGGGGCTACAAGCGCGGGAGGGATGAGACAAAAAGTTTTGCCCTTGTCGTGCCACAGAATGTTG ATCCTTACGAGGACCAGTTTGCCAAAAAGATGTCCGAGAAGAAGGAGCGAGTGGCAAAGAATGAGCTTCAGAGACTCCGAAATATTGCCAGGGGACAGGGCAAGAAAG TGCCAGGTGTGGGTCTGACACCAACTGAAACCCCCAACAAGGATTACCTGAGCAAGGCCCTGGCCGTCGCCAAAACCTCCACTGCATCCATTGGCAAGTTCACAGACAAGCTTCCGAAGGAGAAGGCTCCCAAAAACATGGGCAAGAAAAGGAAG TTTCAGTCAAACCATGGTGACATAAAGACAGAAATGACTCGGCAGATGGACATCCTCAACAATCTCCATAGTGGCCGGCCGATAGTGGACAAGACAAAGGCGGCCAATATGCAGAACCGAGACTGGGAGTCAGAGAG GTCGAAGAGACGGAGGGAGGACCCAGAACTGCACAGGAAGAAACCCAAGGGGAAACGCAGCAACCAGGGAAAGAAGGGAAACCTCCGTAACTTCAAGGGTGGGAAAAAGGGGCggggtggtggtggaggtgggaGAGGTGGGAAAAGTTAA